The Stratiformator vulcanicus genome has a segment encoding these proteins:
- a CDS encoding DUF1552 domain-containing protein, with product MSVRPISRRTMLRGLGGAAIGLPLLEEMLFAKACAAPSASAGVPMRAFNVFFGLGIPAPLQDEGYEGVLEPLKPLSDKLLVMRQVDQVRCDESGINAHFDGASGAFTAEPPNGEARAGGPSVDQVIRRHYYPNGLPAGMVPTLVAGTFFRRSRVSRYVHSYNPDGTVAATMQERPRDVFDRVFGSLSVSGDPQDADAVRKKRLKQSVLDSVVDQYKFYTGARSPLGETSRARVQEHLDRIREYERRAFSLRHDNKGPAVPDPSHLLHGGAADPGGQGIDITLEELTTEWRLMAELYAMAIKTDRVRFGSLTFLAAGERIRLTGRYDYDGRKICDFNDAKQLKASGDKGCSHEWWHKFNEKKSNEQLRAHAHMKMREVAYFLSLLDDKESLEANGRTILDNSLITVSTESGDGRHNDTKRELSGIFHAVTSAGGRLKTGSIVDAGSEGIDIYNTMLSAVGVPGRLGPRKRERQSVDAIVA from the coding sequence ATGAGCGTTCGTCCCATAAGCCGTCGGACCATGCTGCGCGGCCTCGGCGGAGCCGCGATCGGGCTGCCATTGCTGGAAGAAATGCTCTTCGCCAAAGCGTGCGCCGCACCGTCGGCGTCGGCCGGCGTGCCGATGCGGGCATTCAACGTATTCTTCGGGCTCGGCATTCCGGCTCCGCTGCAAGACGAGGGCTACGAGGGCGTCCTCGAACCTTTGAAGCCGCTGTCCGACAAACTGCTCGTCATGCGACAGGTCGATCAGGTCCGTTGCGATGAGTCGGGCATTAATGCCCACTTCGACGGGGCCTCGGGCGCGTTTACCGCCGAGCCTCCCAACGGCGAAGCGCGGGCGGGCGGGCCCTCGGTCGATCAGGTCATCCGCCGACATTACTACCCGAACGGCCTGCCCGCCGGGATGGTCCCCACATTGGTGGCAGGTACGTTTTTCCGGCGCAGCCGCGTCAGCCGGTACGTTCACAGTTACAACCCCGACGGCACCGTCGCCGCCACCATGCAGGAGCGCCCCCGTGACGTTTTCGACCGCGTGTTCGGTTCATTGAGCGTTTCCGGTGACCCTCAAGATGCCGACGCGGTGCGGAAGAAGCGATTAAAGCAGAGCGTGCTCGACTCCGTCGTCGACCAATACAAGTTTTATACCGGAGCCCGTTCACCGCTCGGAGAGACGTCCCGCGCCCGGGTACAGGAACATCTCGATCGCATCCGCGAGTATGAGCGTCGCGCCTTTTCGCTTCGGCATGACAACAAAGGCCCGGCCGTGCCCGACCCGTCGCACCTGCTGCACGGCGGCGCCGCCGACCCCGGGGGACAGGGTATTGATATCACACTTGAGGAATTAACGACCGAATGGCGGCTGATGGCCGAATTATACGCGATGGCGATTAAAACCGACCGGGTTCGCTTCGGCTCACTCACCTTCCTCGCCGCGGGTGAGCGCATCCGCCTGACCGGACGCTACGACTACGACGGCCGGAAAATTTGCGACTTCAACGACGCCAAGCAGTTAAAGGCATCGGGCGACAAAGGCTGCAGCCATGAATGGTGGCATAAATTTAACGAGAAGAAGTCGAACGAGCAGTTGCGGGCACACGCTCATATGAAGATGCGGGAAGTCGCTTACTTCCTGTCGCTGCTGGACGACAAGGAGTCGCTCGAGGCGAACGGTCGCACCATCCTCGACAACTCGCTGATCACCGTTTCGACCGAGTCGGGAGATGGTCGGCACAACGACACAAAGCGCGAACTCTCCGGCATCTTCCACGCCGTCACCAGCGCCGGCGGTCGACTGAAGACCGGTTCGATCGTCGACGCCGGGTCCGAAGGCATCGATATCTATAACACGATGCTCTCAGCCGTAGGAGTCCCGGGACGGCTCGGCCCGCGGAAGCGAGAGCGGCAATCGGTCGATGCGATCGTTGCTTAA
- a CDS encoding DUF1592 domain-containing protein, protein MRLPFFRPIICLALLMVLVATPAIADSSSNKSASLFDADVARILANRCLQCHDSASAKGGVDLSRRAAAIESGALVPGKPADSQVWESVVNGEMPKGSDPIPKHEADAIKRWIDDGAAYTVDWIDPVVYGRGSDSSRRWVRRLTRAEYVATVKATLGVDLTDEAKELLPPDLRADGFSNTAYNLGVDMQHIDGYAKLAEIAVERTDISKFARRFEKKRLMIDKVMRPLIGKMGRVLLRGPLDEWEVDQYRGLTTTVASAGGNFDDAVAITIEAMLQSPRFLYRMERQHEKDGRAKLNDYEVASRLSYFIWGGPPDEQLLDAAEKGNLSNRKSIETEVRRMLKDPRATEQTRQFISEWINLSRLGNLQPDRDHYPDWNDELASDMRTETLRFAEEVLWADDRPLSDLFDAQFTYLTPTLAKHYGIKPTGEGLRRYDLEDVPSRGGLFTQGSVLTIGGDEASMVARGLFVLHDVLRGAVKDPPPCVDTTPVPTEPGRSNRSIAEARIKNEACGGCHKRFEPLAFGLEQFDGLGRHASRDRHGNTLREDGTVLFPGDAKATPFESTAELSQLLSESDRVRETLTWKFIQFALGRMPTGTEAPLVRDVHQRAWQSGGTYQDLVVALATSDLILTAQSETEE, encoded by the coding sequence ATGCGTCTGCCGTTCTTTCGCCCGATCATATGCCTCGCCTTGTTGATGGTCCTCGTCGCGACTCCGGCGATAGCGGATTCGTCTTCGAACAAGTCGGCGTCTCTGTTCGACGCTGACGTGGCGCGAATCCTCGCGAACCGTTGCCTGCAATGTCACGACAGTGCATCCGCAAAGGGCGGGGTCGATCTCTCTCGACGCGCCGCCGCGATCGAATCAGGGGCTCTCGTTCCCGGGAAGCCTGCCGATAGCCAAGTCTGGGAAAGCGTCGTCAACGGAGAGATGCCGAAGGGGAGCGATCCGATCCCCAAGCACGAAGCGGACGCGATCAAACGTTGGATCGACGACGGAGCGGCCTATACCGTCGATTGGATTGATCCGGTCGTCTATGGCCGCGGTTCCGATTCGTCCCGAAGATGGGTGCGGCGACTGACGCGTGCCGAATACGTCGCCACGGTAAAAGCGACATTGGGTGTCGATCTGACCGACGAGGCGAAGGAACTGCTGCCTCCGGATCTGCGAGCCGACGGTTTCAGCAATACCGCTTACAACCTCGGCGTCGACATGCAGCATATCGACGGCTACGCAAAACTGGCCGAGATCGCCGTCGAACGGACCGACATCAGCAAATTTGCCCGCCGCTTCGAAAAGAAGCGGCTGATGATCGACAAGGTGATGCGGCCCCTTATCGGCAAGATGGGACGCGTCCTGCTGCGGGGGCCGTTGGACGAGTGGGAAGTCGATCAATATCGCGGTTTGACCACGACGGTCGCGAGCGCCGGCGGGAACTTCGACGATGCCGTCGCGATCACCATCGAGGCCATGCTTCAGTCGCCACGATTCCTCTATCGCATGGAACGTCAGCATGAAAAGGACGGGCGGGCAAAGCTGAATGACTACGAAGTCGCCTCACGCCTGAGCTACTTCATTTGGGGCGGCCCGCCCGATGAGCAGCTCCTCGATGCCGCTGAGAAGGGGAATCTGTCGAATCGAAAGTCGATTGAAACCGAAGTTCGACGGATGCTGAAGGACCCGCGGGCGACGGAACAAACCCGGCAGTTCATCAGCGAATGGATCAATCTCAGTCGACTCGGCAACCTGCAACCCGATCGAGACCACTATCCGGACTGGAACGATGAGCTGGCTTCCGACATGCGGACCGAAACGCTGCGGTTCGCCGAAGAAGTCTTATGGGCCGACGACCGTCCGCTGAGCGACCTATTCGATGCTCAGTTTACCTATTTAACGCCGACGCTGGCGAAGCACTACGGGATCAAGCCGACCGGTGAGGGATTGCGGCGGTATGATCTTGAGGATGTCCCGTCTCGCGGTGGATTGTTCACGCAGGGCAGCGTCCTGACGATTGGCGGCGACGAAGCGTCGATGGTCGCACGCGGACTGTTCGTCCTACACGACGTATTGCGAGGGGCCGTAAAAGACCCTCCCCCTTGTGTCGATACGACGCCCGTTCCGACAGAGCCGGGGCGTTCGAACCGATCGATCGCCGAAGCCCGCATCAAGAATGAAGCCTGCGGCGGATGCCACAAACGCTTTGAACCGCTCGCTTTCGGTTTGGAGCAATTCGACGGGCTCGGTCGGCACGCAAGTCGCGACCGGCACGGTAATACTCTGCGCGAGGACGGGACGGTCCTGTTTCCCGGAGATGCGAAGGCCACCCCGTTCGAATCAACCGCCGAACTGTCGCAACTTCTGTCCGAAAGCGATCGCGTCCGCGAAACGCTGACCTGGAAGTTCATCCAATTCGCACTGGGCCGGATGCCGACCGGAACGGAGGCGCCACTCGTGCGTGACGTCCATCAACGAGCCTGGCAGTCAGGCGGCACCTATCAAGACCTGGTGGTCGCGCTGGCGACCAGCGACCTAATTCTCACCGCACAAAGCGAGACCGAAGAATGA
- a CDS encoding tetratricopeptide repeat protein: protein MSLRSRLLFLLPVSLCLSCDDGSISQPEAASTEAARVQEPIDEREPAAELPESISPEPAPESAADFYASAVEHFVDGQFKQSVADFDRYVELNPGAERRLWERGISQYYAGMYDAGAKQFALYQSYDDNDVENAVWRFLCMARDPDVGIEKARAELLPIENDTRIPMMQVYELFRGNATSEDVIAAAREGDPNPTTLAGRMFYADLYLGIYAEATGDTEAAKKHIRAAAAADPSQLPISGYMHDVAVVHERLFEEKK, encoded by the coding sequence ATGTCGCTCCGCTCACGGCTGCTTTTTTTGCTGCCGGTCTCGCTGTGCCTCTCCTGCGATGACGGGTCGATTTCCCAACCGGAGGCCGCGTCGACCGAAGCAGCGCGGGTACAGGAACCTATCGACGAACGGGAACCCGCGGCGGAATTACCGGAATCGATTAGTCCCGAGCCAGCCCCCGAAAGCGCCGCCGATTTTTACGCCAGCGCGGTCGAGCACTTCGTCGACGGTCAATTCAAGCAATCGGTGGCCGATTTTGACCGATATGTCGAACTCAATCCGGGAGCCGAGCGTCGGCTTTGGGAGCGCGGCATTTCACAATATTACGCCGGCATGTATGACGCGGGGGCGAAACAGTTCGCACTCTATCAGTCGTACGATGACAACGACGTCGAGAACGCCGTGTGGCGATTTCTTTGCATGGCACGCGATCCGGACGTCGGTATTGAGAAAGCCCGTGCGGAACTGCTGCCGATCGAGAACGATACCCGGATTCCGATGATGCAGGTCTATGAACTGTTCCGCGGCAACGCGACGTCAGAAGACGTCATTGCCGCGGCACGCGAGGGCGACCCCAATCCGACCACGCTCGCGGGTCGGATGTTCTATGCCGACCTCTACCTCGGCATTTATGCCGAAGCGACCGGAGATACCGAGGCGGCAAAAAAACATATCCGCGCCGCCGCGGCTGCCGATCCGAGCCAATTACCGATCAGCGGTTACATGCACGATGTAGCCGTCGTGCATGAGCGGTTATTTGAAGAGAAAAAATAA
- a CDS encoding DUF1552 domain-containing protein: MIQQEQITRRFALQGLGASLALPWLPSLAWAKGGRAAEKFAPPKRWAYLMMSNGVNPEDWWAEETSSGLELSKTLSPLNEYKNKLVAFEGLNLVPGSTPGAGHTYFTNFLAGSASLDDQGETGQTIDQLMADVIGQQTAIPAINLGIEPPEAGSTGSTSAKSTISWRKKGTPVAPEVVPRQAFDRLFNTQMLMRDTSVLDVVLGQSKQLERQLGLQDRKKLDDFMTSVRDVEKRIERISQPRSVDEWQPTLSEPDMDAPKDGLDFDLPTHVRLMLDIMALAFQTDKTRLATLLMAADVSYNIRYNFIPGIRGEALHGISHHGNKPDAKKDYQIVNEWHVKQYAYLLKKLDEVDEGGQSILDSSMIMIGSNMFDGHIHDYRKCPLVMTGGAAGAIKTGRVLNFKPEDKDRAVANLWLSQAQAMGVEIESFGNSTGTLRGL, encoded by the coding sequence ATGATTCAGCAAGAACAAATCACGCGACGCTTCGCTCTTCAAGGTCTCGGAGCATCACTCGCACTGCCTTGGCTGCCGAGTCTCGCTTGGGCGAAGGGCGGACGGGCTGCCGAGAAGTTCGCTCCGCCGAAGCGGTGGGCCTACCTCATGATGTCCAACGGCGTGAACCCGGAGGACTGGTGGGCGGAAGAGACATCTTCCGGGCTGGAACTTTCAAAGACGCTTAGTCCTTTGAACGAGTACAAGAATAAGCTCGTCGCCTTCGAAGGCCTGAACCTTGTACCGGGCTCAACGCCGGGGGCCGGTCACACCTATTTCACCAACTTTCTCGCCGGCTCGGCTTCGCTCGACGATCAGGGCGAGACCGGCCAGACGATCGATCAACTGATGGCCGATGTCATTGGTCAGCAAACGGCGATCCCCGCGATTAATCTCGGGATTGAGCCGCCCGAAGCGGGTTCCACCGGAAGTACGTCAGCGAAATCGACGATCTCCTGGCGAAAGAAAGGCACGCCCGTCGCTCCGGAAGTCGTGCCGCGTCAGGCATTCGATCGGCTGTTCAACACGCAGATGCTGATGCGCGATACGAGCGTGCTCGATGTCGTCCTCGGCCAATCGAAACAGCTCGAGAGACAACTCGGCCTGCAGGACCGCAAGAAGTTGGACGATTTTATGACCTCAGTCCGCGACGTGGAAAAGCGGATCGAGAGGATCAGCCAACCAAGGTCGGTCGACGAGTGGCAGCCGACGCTCTCGGAGCCCGATATGGATGCACCGAAGGATGGCCTCGACTTTGACCTCCCGACGCATGTCCGGCTGATGCTCGACATCATGGCGCTGGCATTTCAGACCGACAAGACGCGGCTTGCGACGCTCTTAATGGCGGCCGATGTGTCTTACAATATTCGCTATAACTTCATTCCGGGCATTCGAGGCGAGGCGCTGCACGGGATTTCGCACCACGGCAACAAGCCCGATGCGAAAAAAGATTACCAGATCGTCAACGAATGGCACGTCAAACAGTACGCCTACCTCTTAAAGAAGCTGGACGAAGTCGACGAAGGCGGCCAGAGCATTCTTGATTCGAGCATGATCATGATCGGCTCGAACATGTTCGACGGGCACATTCACGACTACCGCAAATGCCCGCTCGTGATGACCGGCGGAGCCGCCGGTGCCATCAAGACCGGCCGCGTGCTCAACTTCAAACCGGAAGATAAAGACCGAGCCGTCGCCAACCTGTGGCTGTCGCAAGCTCAGGCGATGGGAGTTGAGATCGAGAGTTTCGGCAACAGCACGGGAACGCTACGCGGGCTGTAG
- a CDS encoding DUF1592 domain-containing protein, producing MPIRTAARLLTGFTLLLSAAGVSTAGRPDFYHDFGPFVAKYCVSCHDADEGVLATGVDLESVASERVLRDDESIEAILHQIESGSMPPGKAAQPTDDERTKVVTYLERVIIDVQDLQPDDPGIVVMPRLNHNEYDRVIEQLTGEVIDASKYLPTDPQGGEGFLNVGFEQAVTAGQIEKYLDAANYVLSHAKVTPATGISWEGSPVPALGTPAQLRTYLVNDWTSALRRSDNDIFGYGAGDRRRKWTNADVLFALWKHHHSPNKSGPEDFSKLGPTLDPPIAGPVLANWYEFLGSMDLGDKRYDEFRKEFFGDWYELPPPGGISDKDARKICEEVAEPYTMMENVRTGGDEQEKQVDFFGNRKASVKKGSDIWFTINTGGKPRGTQYAIIKSTEFRFNKSGDLGDRWNKHWPELVSVDGRKFEWGKGIRGVKVGKDEAIVELPVTFKVPVPKGCTAIRANAKLDEKLNPNGRCQPFFSTRPPSKQDLVFKEGENLLGVGFNFKALEDLVEVRKYFGVPGKPVRTNQPYLAFSQFEKFPIRYLDVATWPNVKIEDGKVVSTTRQSRLDEIIGGNPTKPRFLSMNQLRAAAGSDLSKRIDSLELDLEWAAQIPLQELRALLVDNGRPSAVEGDRATEEDFKKMSYAQRRDYEKLLGEVEAFEAKLEGQARPIVAEFAEDAWRREVSSTEVDRLLVAYQAERAIGGSFDAAVKQSLKAVMISPDFLFRPSSIAGGPGANPKPLSDLALANRLAFVLWAAAPDEELLELARAGRLKSDDELKKQVRRMLKDDKSEALATDFAGQWLGYADFDRHTRPNPERFPEYDQALREAMYEEVVRFMHDMFKNDASITNLIDSDYTYANGKLAEFYGLPKVKGDRLQKVNIPQDLKSRRGGLFGMGAVLTRTSTALRTSPVLRGAWLYKTVLGNPMPEPPPDVEMISMDETDDKGRTIAEQLAEHRASQICATCHDKIDPPGVVLEHFDPIGRWRDNYNAGNPVIDESRLQDGREIDGLGGLRQYLESEQDRFYRQFSKKLLAYSLGRNLLITDKTLIQKMVATLKANRGKPARAIEAIILSRQFRYRRDATSKDLAGNN from the coding sequence ATGCCAATACGAACTGCCGCTCGACTGCTGACCGGTTTCACGCTCCTGCTTTCGGCAGCGGGCGTCTCCACGGCGGGTCGCCCCGATTTCTACCACGACTTCGGCCCGTTCGTGGCGAAATACTGCGTCTCGTGCCACGACGCGGACGAGGGTGTGTTGGCAACCGGCGTTGACCTCGAATCAGTCGCTTCCGAGCGGGTCCTGCGTGACGATGAATCGATCGAGGCGATCCTTCATCAGATCGAGAGCGGCTCCATGCCCCCCGGCAAGGCCGCCCAACCGACCGATGACGAGCGGACCAAGGTCGTCACCTATCTCGAACGCGTCATTATCGACGTGCAGGATCTGCAGCCGGACGACCCGGGCATCGTGGTGATGCCGCGGCTCAACCACAACGAGTACGACCGGGTCATCGAGCAACTGACCGGCGAAGTGATCGACGCTTCAAAGTACCTGCCGACCGATCCGCAGGGAGGCGAAGGCTTCCTGAACGTCGGCTTCGAACAAGCCGTCACCGCGGGGCAGATCGAGAAGTATCTCGACGCCGCGAACTATGTGCTGAGCCACGCGAAGGTTACGCCGGCGACTGGTATTTCTTGGGAAGGTTCACCCGTCCCGGCGCTGGGGACGCCGGCACAACTACGGACTTATCTCGTCAACGACTGGACGTCGGCGCTGCGACGTTCCGACAACGACATCTTCGGCTACGGCGCCGGTGACCGGCGTAGGAAGTGGACCAATGCCGATGTGCTGTTCGCACTCTGGAAACATCATCACAGCCCCAACAAGAGCGGCCCTGAAGATTTTAGCAAACTCGGTCCGACACTCGACCCGCCGATCGCGGGGCCGGTTCTCGCCAACTGGTATGAATTCCTCGGTTCAATGGACCTCGGCGACAAGCGCTACGATGAGTTCCGCAAAGAGTTTTTCGGCGACTGGTATGAATTGCCGCCACCGGGCGGAATCTCCGACAAAGATGCCCGCAAAATTTGCGAAGAGGTCGCTGAACCTTACACGATGATGGAAAATGTTCGCACCGGCGGGGACGAGCAGGAGAAGCAAGTCGATTTCTTCGGCAATCGCAAGGCGTCGGTGAAGAAGGGGTCTGATATCTGGTTTACGATTAACACCGGTGGCAAGCCGCGCGGTACGCAGTATGCGATCATTAAAAGTACTGAATTTCGATTTAATAAATCGGGCGATCTCGGCGACCGCTGGAATAAGCATTGGCCAGAACTTGTTTCCGTCGATGGGAGGAAGTTTGAATGGGGGAAGGGGATTCGCGGTGTTAAGGTCGGCAAGGACGAAGCGATCGTCGAACTCCCTGTAACATTTAAGGTTCCTGTCCCGAAAGGTTGCACGGCGATCCGTGCCAATGCGAAGCTCGACGAGAAACTCAATCCGAACGGACGCTGCCAACCGTTCTTCTCGACGAGGCCGCCTTCGAAGCAGGACCTCGTCTTTAAAGAAGGCGAGAACCTGCTGGGCGTCGGCTTCAACTTCAAAGCCCTCGAAGATCTTGTCGAGGTCCGCAAGTACTTCGGTGTCCCCGGCAAGCCGGTGCGAACCAACCAGCCTTACCTCGCTTTCTCGCAGTTCGAAAAGTTTCCGATCCGTTATCTCGACGTCGCCACTTGGCCGAACGTGAAAATCGAAGACGGCAAGGTCGTCAGCACGACCCGGCAAAGTCGGCTGGATGAGATCATCGGCGGCAACCCGACCAAGCCGCGGTTCCTGTCGATGAACCAATTGCGTGCGGCGGCTGGTTCGGACCTTTCGAAGCGGATCGACTCGCTTGAACTTGATCTTGAATGGGCTGCTCAGATTCCGCTGCAAGAACTGCGGGCCTTGCTCGTTGATAACGGGCGGCCTTCGGCGGTCGAGGGCGATCGCGCGACCGAAGAAGACTTTAAAAAGATGTCGTACGCGCAGCGTCGCGATTACGAGAAGCTGTTAGGCGAGGTTGAAGCCTTTGAAGCGAAGTTGGAGGGCCAGGCCCGGCCGATCGTCGCAGAATTTGCCGAAGACGCCTGGCGGCGAGAGGTAAGCAGTACAGAAGTCGATCGGCTGCTCGTGGCCTATCAGGCGGAGCGAGCCATCGGCGGGTCGTTCGATGCGGCCGTCAAGCAGTCGCTCAAAGCGGTCATGATCTCGCCCGACTTCCTGTTCCGACCGTCTTCGATCGCCGGTGGTCCCGGTGCGAACCCGAAGCCGTTGAGCGATCTGGCGTTGGCTAACCGATTGGCGTTCGTTCTTTGGGCAGCCGCTCCCGATGAAGAGCTTTTAGAGCTGGCACGAGCCGGACGCTTAAAAAGCGACGACGAGTTAAAGAAGCAGGTCCGCAGGATGCTTAAGGACGACAAGTCCGAGGCACTCGCGACCGATTTCGCCGGGCAATGGCTCGGCTATGCCGACTTCGATCGCCACACCCGACCCAATCCCGAACGATTTCCCGAATATGATCAAGCACTCCGCGAGGCGATGTATGAAGAAGTCGTCCGCTTCATGCATGACATGTTTAAAAATGATGCTTCGATCACGAACCTGATCGATTCCGACTACACCTACGCGAACGGCAAGCTCGCCGAGTTTTACGGCTTGCCGAAGGTGAAGGGTGATCGGCTCCAGAAAGTAAATATTCCTCAAGACCTGAAGAGCCGACGCGGTGGCTTATTCGGAATGGGGGCGGTCTTAACGCGAACGTCGACGGCACTGCGAACCAGCCCGGTCCTTCGCGGGGCGTGGCTCTACAAAACGGTGCTCGGCAATCCGATGCCCGAGCCACCACCCGACGTCGAGATGATCTCGATGGACGAGACCGACGACAAGGGCCGCACGATCGCCGAGCAATTGGCCGAGCACCGCGCGAGTCAGATTTGCGCGACCTGCCATGACAAGATCGACCCGCCCGGCGTGGTGCTGGAACACTTTGATCCCATCGGACGTTGGCGGGACAATTATAACGCCGGTAATCCAGTCATCGACGAGTCCCGGTTGCAAGATGGACGCGAGATCGATGGTCTCGGCGGACTGCGGCAGTATCTCGAGTCGGAGCAGGACCGCTTCTACCGGCAGTTTTCCAAGAAGCTGTTGGCGTATTCGCTGGGGCGTAACCTGCTGATTACCGATAAAACCTTAATTCAAAAGATGGTTGCCACTTTGAAAGCAAACAGGGGCAAACCGGCCCGAGCGATCGAAGCGATCATCCTCAGCCGGCAGTTCCGCTACCGACGCGATGCAACTTCGAAAGACTTGGCTGGTAATAACTAA
- the priA gene encoding replication restart helicase PriA codes for MNTEKQQGLFDEGTPLPGPMPWEEAAVEDVLIAEIALNKPLDDQYSYIVPDPLRERIRTGGRVRVPFGRGNRFEYGFVTALKTAADYRGNGTSQGVPKRLKSIESLVDEEPLIESQMLQLTKWIADYYLCGWGQVLHSVVPAGVRRGAGTRLETFVALTPEGEQALATHSLGRKQRAVAEILKSRNEPVLATEVAAAADCGTGPIRELERKGFVERLKIRSEVELAAAANVDKTEEFHPTAEQAASLEKILGTIQSGEHRTILLHGVTGSGKTEVYIRAIEEVVSYGRQAIVLVPEISLTPQTIRRFRRRFDSVAVLHSHLNDADRHAHWKRIKSGDVQVVVGARSAIFAPTPRLGLVVIDEEHETSFKQDTTPRYHAREVAEQRTRFAGVPLVLGSATPTLESWHAAKTGRYDLVSMRKRVGNLEMPPVTVVDIRNDPQVRKGQAIGRILTSSIRSALEEGSDEQPGDGQVILFLNLRGFSPAVWCPACGSSLRCDDCDITMTWHRDIRRVLCHSCAREADVPKACPSCGHQGWKFVGAGTQKLEDEVRAKFPEYSLARMDSDSMKRPGSHDEVLSAFRDGKIRILLGTQMIAKGLDFPNVTLVGVIDADTLLHQPDLRSSERTFQLIAQVAGRTGRSHRGGRVLVQSANPADPAIRRAAEHDYLAFSASEMQDREVMAAPPFRHYARVILRGEVESDVKRAARALADRIRQCSDAGGTGVSVLGPAPAPISKLRKLHRFHLQLAATESESLRALWRRVEADMPRTPGVELAIDVDPINMR; via the coding sequence ATGAATACCGAGAAGCAACAGGGACTGTTCGACGAGGGAACACCGCTGCCCGGGCCAATGCCGTGGGAGGAGGCGGCTGTTGAAGATGTCCTGATCGCCGAGATCGCCCTTAATAAGCCGCTCGACGATCAATACAGCTACATTGTTCCCGATCCGCTCCGTGAGCGGATCCGAACGGGTGGCCGGGTCCGAGTCCCGTTCGGCCGGGGCAATCGCTTCGAATACGGTTTCGTCACCGCGCTAAAGACGGCCGCCGACTATCGAGGCAACGGAACGTCCCAAGGGGTGCCGAAGCGGTTGAAGTCGATCGAATCGCTCGTCGATGAAGAGCCGCTGATCGAGTCGCAGATGCTCCAACTGACGAAGTGGATTGCCGATTACTACCTGTGCGGCTGGGGCCAAGTTCTGCATTCGGTGGTGCCCGCGGGAGTCCGCCGCGGCGCGGGCACCCGCTTGGAAACGTTCGTCGCACTTACACCCGAGGGCGAACAGGCCCTCGCAACGCATTCGCTGGGTCGAAAACAACGGGCCGTTGCGGAGATTCTGAAGTCACGGAACGAGCCGGTCCTTGCAACCGAGGTTGCCGCCGCTGCCGACTGTGGGACCGGTCCGATACGTGAGTTGGAACGCAAAGGCTTCGTGGAGCGATTGAAAATCCGCAGCGAAGTGGAATTGGCCGCTGCGGCCAATGTCGACAAGACCGAAGAGTTTCACCCGACGGCGGAACAGGCCGCATCGCTGGAGAAAATTCTGGGAACAATTCAATCGGGCGAGCACCGCACGATTTTATTGCACGGCGTGACCGGCAGCGGCAAGACGGAAGTTTATATCCGCGCGATCGAAGAGGTCGTTTCTTATGGAAGACAGGCCATCGTGCTCGTGCCGGAGATCAGCCTAACGCCGCAGACGATTCGCCGGTTCCGTCGGCGGTTCGATTCAGTGGCCGTTCTGCACAGTCACTTGAACGATGCGGATCGGCACGCGCACTGGAAGCGGATTAAGAGCGGCGACGTTCAGGTTGTCGTCGGAGCCCGCAGTGCCATCTTTGCCCCGACGCCGCGATTAGGCCTTGTGGTCATTGATGAAGAACATGAAACGTCCTTTAAACAGGACACGACGCCCCGCTATCACGCTCGGGAGGTCGCTGAGCAGCGGACACGCTTCGCCGGTGTGCCGCTCGTCCTCGGGTCGGCGACTCCGACTTTAGAAAGCTGGCACGCGGCGAAGACAGGGCGCTACGATCTCGTTTCGATGCGCAAACGGGTGGGCAATCTGGAAATGCCGCCGGTGACGGTCGTCGACATCCGAAACGACCCGCAGGTCCGCAAGGGTCAGGCGATCGGGCGGATTTTAACATCCTCGATTCGTTCCGCGTTGGAAGAGGGCAGCGACGAACAACCGGGCGACGGCCAAGTCATCTTGTTCTTAAACTTAAGAGGCTTCAGCCCGGCGGTCTGGTGCCCGGCCTGCGGATCGAGCCTGAGATGTGATGACTGCGACATCACGATGACGTGGCATCGCGATATCCGCCGCGTGCTGTGTCATAGCTGTGCGCGCGAGGCCGACGTGCCAAAGGCGTGTCCCTCTTGCGGGCATCAGGGTTGGAAGTTTGTCGGGGCCGGTACTCAGAAATTGGAAGACGAAGTCAGGGCGAAGTTCCCCGAATATTCACTGGCGCGGATGGACAGCGACTCGATGAAACGACCGGGCAGCCACGACGAAGTGCTCTCCGCGTTTCGCGACGGCAAAATTCGGATTCTGCTCGGCACGCAGATGATCGCCAAAGGGCTCGACTTTCCGAATGTGACGCTCGTCGGTGTGATCGACGCCGACACGCTGCTGCATCAACCCGATCTCCGTTCCAGCGAACGAACCTTTCAACTCATTGCGCAGGTCGCCGGACGGACGGGACGCAGTCACCGCGGCGGGCGGGTGCTGGTTCAAAGCGCGAATCCGGCCGATCCGGCGATCCGACGCGCGGCCGAGCACGACTATCTCGCCTTCTCGGCGTCGGAAATGCAGGACCGCGAAGTGATGGCGGCTCCGCCGTTCCGGCATTACGCCCGTGTGATCTTAAGGGGCGAAGTCGAGTCGGACGTGAAGCGGGCCGCGCGAGCTCTGGCTGATCGAATCCGTCAATGTTCTGATGCCGGCGGCACTGGCGTTTCGGTCCTTGGCCCGGCGCCGGCCCCGATCTCGAAATTAAGGAAGCTGCACCGCTTCCATCTTCAACTGGCGGCGACCGAATCGGAGTCCCTTCGAGCCTTATGGCGGCGCGTCGAAGCCGACATGCCCCGCACACCCGGCGTGGAACTGGCGATCGACGTCGACCCAATTAATATGCGATGA